A window of the Streptomyces sp. NBC_00454 genome harbors these coding sequences:
- a CDS encoding SGNH/GDSL hydrolase family protein, whose product MPSDERSHPLRYVALGDSQTEGVGDGDDATGLRGFADRLAELMAARLDREVQYANLAVRGRLAGAVRAEQLAPALALRPDLATVVAGVNDLLRPGFDADEVAGDLEAMFAALTAQGARVATVTFPDLTRLIPLARGLSPRLVALNHRVRQAAERHGVALADFGSHPATADPRMWSFDRLHASELGHARIAAGLARSLELPGSDDSWTRPLPGPAPLGPKGLRGAAGEVRWAVGFLGPWLGRRLRGRSSGDGRTAKRPALLPVRGSADGSVGA is encoded by the coding sequence GTGCCGAGCGATGAGCGGAGCCACCCCCTGCGGTACGTGGCTCTCGGCGACAGTCAGACCGAAGGCGTCGGCGACGGGGACGACGCCACCGGGCTGCGCGGATTCGCGGACCGGCTCGCCGAGTTGATGGCGGCCCGGCTCGACCGGGAGGTCCAGTACGCCAATCTGGCCGTACGGGGACGCCTCGCGGGCGCGGTCCGCGCGGAGCAGCTCGCCCCGGCCCTCGCGCTCCGCCCCGACCTGGCCACCGTCGTCGCCGGGGTCAACGACCTCCTGCGGCCCGGGTTCGACGCCGACGAGGTGGCGGGGGACCTGGAGGCGATGTTCGCCGCGCTCACCGCGCAGGGTGCCCGGGTCGCCACCGTCACCTTCCCCGACCTCACCCGGCTGATCCCGCTCGCCAGGGGCCTGTCCCCGCGGCTCGTCGCGCTCAACCACCGCGTCCGGCAGGCCGCCGAGCGGCACGGGGTCGCCCTCGCCGACTTCGGTTCCCACCCCGCCACGGCCGACCCGCGGATGTGGAGCTTCGACCGGCTGCACGCCTCTGAGCTCGGGCACGCCCGGATCGCCGCCGGGCTCGCCCGGTCGCTGGAGCTGCCGGGCAGCGACGACTCCTGGACCCGTCCGCTGCCCGGCCCGGCGCCGCTCGGGCCGAAGGGACTGCGCGGGGCCGCCGGGGAGGTGCGATGGGCCGTCGGGTTCCTCGGGCCGTGGCTCGGGCGCCGGCTGCGCGGGCGCTCCTCCGGAGACGGTCGCACGGCCAAGCGGCCCGCGCTGCTGCCCGTACGGGGCTCCGCGGACGGTTCCGTGGGCGCGTAG
- a CDS encoding PadR family transcriptional regulator codes for MALRHAVLAALLDEELSGYQLAKSFGMGVANFWQALPQQVYAELTKLEGEGLIAGREVVQESRPNKRLFQVTAAGMAELERFAAADTKHAFIRDDLLVKIQAAGYVDTESLIAQLTERIAFADTKIEMFDSLLLKMRGERAEEDFLRHGERIGPYLTCLRGLEFERANRAWYERTTMILSERRAPRAER; via the coding sequence TTGGCCCTGCGTCACGCCGTGCTCGCGGCCCTGCTCGACGAGGAGCTGAGCGGCTACCAGCTGGCCAAGTCCTTCGGCATGGGCGTGGCCAACTTCTGGCAGGCGCTGCCCCAGCAGGTCTACGCCGAGCTGACCAAGCTGGAAGGCGAAGGGCTCATCGCGGGCCGGGAGGTCGTCCAGGAGAGCCGCCCCAACAAGCGCCTCTTCCAGGTCACCGCCGCCGGAATGGCCGAGCTGGAACGCTTCGCGGCCGCCGACACCAAGCACGCCTTCATCCGCGACGACCTGCTCGTGAAGATCCAGGCCGCCGGCTACGTCGACACCGAGTCGCTGATCGCGCAGCTCACGGAGCGGATCGCCTTCGCCGACACCAAGATCGAGATGTTCGACTCCCTGCTGCTCAAGATGCGGGGCGAGCGCGCCGAGGAGGATTTCCTGCGCCACGGCGAGCGGATCGGCCCCTACCTCACCTGCCTGCGCGGCCTGGAGTTCGAGCGGGCCAACCGTGCCTGGTACGAGCGCACCACCATGATTCTGAGCGAGAGGCGGGCACCGCGTGCCGAGCGATGA
- a CDS encoding DinB family protein, whose product MSERSRKAEFFGGAEAESEFRGRPTTGDERVMLTAMLGAQRATLELKCAGLDEELAVRSVEPSTLSLLGLVRHLADMERRWFRQVLAGQEAAARFSSADDPDGDFDGAGAEPAVVEGAWEAWRAEVAFAERFAARAPDLEVSGKDGWLGEVSLRWVLIHMIEEYARHNGHADLLRERIDGAIGV is encoded by the coding sequence ATGAGCGAACGCAGCAGAAAGGCCGAGTTCTTCGGCGGAGCCGAGGCCGAGAGCGAGTTCAGGGGACGCCCCACGACCGGTGACGAGCGAGTGATGCTCACCGCGATGCTGGGAGCACAACGTGCGACGCTGGAGCTCAAGTGTGCCGGTCTGGACGAGGAGTTGGCCGTCCGGTCGGTGGAGCCGTCCACGCTGTCGCTGCTCGGGCTGGTGCGCCACCTCGCGGACATGGAGCGCCGCTGGTTCCGGCAGGTGCTGGCCGGCCAGGAGGCTGCGGCCCGGTTCTCCTCGGCGGACGATCCCGACGGGGACTTCGACGGGGCCGGGGCGGAGCCCGCGGTGGTCGAGGGCGCCTGGGAGGCGTGGCGGGCGGAGGTGGCGTTCGCCGAGCGGTTCGCGGCGCGGGCACCCGACCTGGAGGTCTCGGGGAAGGACGGGTGGCTGGGCGAGGTTTCGCTGCGCTGGGTGCTGATCCACATGATCGAGGAGTACGCGCGCCACAACGGCCACGCGGACCTGTTGCGGGAGCGCATCGACGGCGCGATCGGGGTCTGA
- a CDS encoding DUF5107 domain-containing protein, with amino-acid sequence MATTVSRSVLTLPAAPLGPENPLPALRAFDEVHVLDERAREGLPRDMARQIGYEPLRSLLPVRIRDGYQRRRAERDIETIVIENAHLRVTVLPGLGGRIHSLVHLPTGRELLYRNPVFQPANFALNGAWFSGGIEWNIGATGHTTLSCAPLHAALVPAPDGGVMVRLWEWERLRDLPFQVDLWLPEESEFLYVGVRLRNPHERPAPVYWWSNIAVPEGPDTRVLAPADQAWHFGYERSLRRIPVPAWEGADRTYPLRSEYPADFFYEVETGARPWIASLDADGRGLVQTSTARLRGRKLFVWGAGEGGRRWQEWLTEPGTAGYAEIQAGLARTQLEHVRLEAGAEFSWLEAYGALSADPAAVHGDDWAAARGAAGAALESALPAAAVDAAYEAWRGCADTEPGERLAAGSGWGALEVRCGGYKLPGTPFPEDTLGEEQEPWLELWRSGVFPAPRRVAPPGPSLVAPHWRDMLETARADPLTEYHLGVAQWHAGDIAQAVRSWERGLALAPSRWPLLRCLAVADGLAGDRARAARWYAEAFEDLARESRGGEGWLAAESALGREALTALLAAGLLPQARAVWDRLRPALRDEGRFRLAAARLLAAEGHVGAAWRVFEEGFELPDLREGEEILSEVWSALTDRPLPRPYNFRMRPPEHQGWRGQ; translated from the coding sequence ATGGCCACCACCGTCAGCCGCTCCGTACTCACCCTCCCCGCAGCACCCCTGGGTCCCGAGAACCCGCTGCCCGCCCTGCGCGCCTTCGACGAGGTGCACGTGCTCGACGAGCGGGCGCGCGAGGGCCTGCCGCGCGACATGGCCCGCCAGATCGGGTACGAGCCGCTGCGCTCGCTGCTGCCCGTCCGGATCCGGGACGGTTACCAACGGCGGCGTGCGGAGCGGGACATCGAGACGATCGTCATCGAGAACGCACATCTGCGCGTCACCGTCCTGCCCGGACTCGGCGGCCGGATCCACTCGCTCGTGCACCTGCCGACCGGACGCGAACTGCTCTACCGCAACCCGGTGTTCCAGCCCGCCAACTTCGCCCTCAACGGCGCCTGGTTCTCCGGCGGCATCGAGTGGAACATCGGCGCCACCGGCCACACCACCCTCTCCTGCGCCCCGCTGCACGCCGCCCTGGTCCCGGCGCCCGACGGGGGCGTGATGGTGCGGCTGTGGGAGTGGGAGCGGCTGCGCGACCTGCCGTTCCAGGTGGACCTGTGGCTGCCCGAGGAGTCGGAGTTCCTCTACGTCGGGGTCCGCCTGCGCAATCCGCACGAGCGGCCCGCCCCCGTCTACTGGTGGTCCAACATCGCCGTGCCCGAGGGCCCGGACACCCGGGTCCTGGCCCCGGCCGACCAGGCCTGGCACTTCGGGTACGAGCGCTCCCTGCGGCGCATCCCCGTACCGGCCTGGGAGGGCGCCGACCGCACGTACCCGCTGCGCAGCGAGTACCCCGCCGACTTCTTCTACGAGGTCGAGACCGGGGCCCGGCCCTGGATCGCCTCCCTCGACGCGGACGGGCGGGGCCTCGTACAGACCTCGACGGCCCGGCTGCGCGGCCGCAAGCTCTTTGTCTGGGGCGCGGGCGAGGGCGGCCGGCGCTGGCAGGAGTGGCTGACCGAGCCGGGCACGGCCGGGTACGCGGAGATCCAGGCCGGGCTGGCCCGGACCCAGCTGGAGCACGTACGGCTGGAGGCCGGGGCCGAGTTCAGCTGGCTGGAGGCCTACGGGGCGCTGTCCGCGGACCCGGCGGCCGTGCACGGGGACGACTGGGCGGCGGCGCGCGGCGCGGCCGGGGCGGCGCTGGAGTCCGCGCTCCCCGCGGCGGCCGTGGACGCGGCCTACGAGGCGTGGCGCGGGTGCGCCGACACCGAGCCGGGGGAGCGGCTGGCGGCCGGCTCCGGCTGGGGCGCCCTGGAGGTGCGGTGCGGGGGGTACAAGCTGCCCGGCACCCCCTTCCCCGAGGACACGCTCGGCGAGGAGCAGGAGCCGTGGCTGGAGCTCTGGCGCAGCGGGGTGTTCCCCGCGCCGCGCCGGGTGGCGCCGCCCGGCCCGAGCCTGGTCGCCCCGCACTGGCGGGACATGCTGGAGACGGCCCGGGCGGACCCGCTGACCGAGTACCACCTCGGGGTCGCGCAGTGGCACGCCGGGGACATCGCCCAGGCGGTACGCAGCTGGGAGCGCGGGCTGGCGCTGGCCCCTTCGCGGTGGCCGCTGCTGAGGTGCCTGGCGGTCGCCGACGGCCTGGCCGGGGACCGGGCGCGGGCGGCCCGCTGGTACGCCGAGGCCTTCGAGGACCTGGCCCGGGAGAGCCGCGGCGGCGAGGGCTGGCTGGCCGCCGAATCGGCGCTGGGCCGGGAGGCCCTCACCGCCCTGCTGGCGGCGGGACTGCTCCCGCAGGCCCGCGCCGTGTGGGACCGGCTGCGGCCCGCCCTGCGCGACGAGGGCCGCTTCCGGCTCGCGGCGGCCCGGCTGCTGGCGGCCGAAGGCCATGTGGGCGCGGCCTGGCGGGTCTTCGAGGAGGGGTTCGAACTGCCCGACCTCCGCGAGGGCGAGGAGATCCTCTCGGAGGTCTGGTCCGCGCTGACGGACCGCCCGCTGCCGCGCCCGTACAACTTCCGGATGCGCCCGCCGGAGCACCAGGGCTGGAGGGGCCAGTGA
- a CDS encoding arginase family protein, which translates to MRTLVLLDAPSNLGLRPPAPGTVPGVYKLAGALREQGLLARLGAREGGVVVPPRYDRGEWKEGDGVFHAGPLAAYTVTLADRIEGHLRSGEFPVVLGGDCSIQLGASLAMRRLGRYGMAAIDGSADFRHPGNEAVNGPVGAAAGEELALATGRGQAGLANLEGLAPYLRDEDVRLFGLRDGDPDLPELRAAGIFAATVGAIRDRGAGPVARTALTGLQPPATAGFWVHLDADVLDPSVMPAVDSPDPGGLIPDELAELLGVLISSPRCVGLNVTIYDPDLDPEGRAGALLADLVAGAFA; encoded by the coding sequence ATGCGAACCCTCGTACTCCTCGACGCACCGTCCAACCTCGGTCTCCGGCCTCCCGCGCCGGGCACGGTACCCGGCGTGTACAAGCTGGCCGGGGCCCTGCGCGAACAGGGCCTGCTGGCCCGGCTCGGCGCGCGCGAGGGCGGGGTGGTCGTCCCGCCGCGCTACGACCGGGGGGAGTGGAAGGAGGGGGACGGGGTGTTCCACGCCGGGCCCCTCGCCGCGTACACCGTCACCCTCGCCGACCGGATCGAGGGCCACCTGAGGTCCGGGGAGTTCCCCGTGGTCCTCGGCGGCGACTGCTCCATCCAGCTGGGCGCCTCGCTCGCCATGCGCCGCCTGGGGCGGTACGGGATGGCCGCCATCGACGGCTCCGCGGACTTCCGCCACCCCGGCAACGAGGCCGTCAACGGGCCCGTCGGCGCCGCGGCCGGCGAGGAACTGGCCCTGGCCACCGGGCGCGGCCAGGCCGGACTCGCGAACCTGGAGGGCCTCGCGCCCTACCTGCGCGACGAGGACGTACGGCTCTTCGGGCTGCGCGACGGCGATCCCGACCTCCCCGAGCTGCGCGCCGCCGGGATCTTCGCCGCCACCGTGGGCGCGATCCGCGACCGGGGCGCCGGGCCGGTGGCCCGGACGGCCCTGACCGGGCTGCAGCCACCGGCCACGGCCGGGTTCTGGGTCCACCTGGACGCCGACGTACTGGACCCGTCGGTGATGCCGGCGGTCGACAGCCCGGACCCCGGCGGTCTGATCCCGGACGAACTCGCCGAGCTGCTCGGGGTGTTGATCAGCTCCCCGCGCTGCGTCGGGCTCAACGTCACGATCTACGACCCGGACCTGGACCCCGAAGGCCGCGCGGGCGCACTGCTCGCGGACCTGGTGGCGGGCGCGTTCGCCTAG
- a CDS encoding TIGR03086 family metal-binding protein, producing MAPQAVDPRVPDSPLDRHAQALRLFGERVRAVADTQWDAPTPCTEWSVRDLVNHVTSEQLWIPPLVAEGRTVEELADAFSGDVLGTDPVDAWDRASVAAHAAFNAPGALDRTVRLSYGPALGSAYCSELTVDCAVHAWDLSRAIGADDRLPDGLVEFAIKEVMPYADGLAASGMFAAPLEVPPGANAQTRLLGLLGRDG from the coding sequence ATGGCGCCGCAGGCGGTGGACCCGCGCGTACCGGACTCGCCGCTCGACCGTCACGCGCAGGCCCTGCGCCTCTTCGGGGAGCGGGTGCGCGCCGTCGCGGACACCCAGTGGGACGCGCCGACGCCCTGCACCGAGTGGAGCGTGCGCGATCTGGTCAACCACGTCACCTCCGAACAGCTGTGGATCCCGCCGCTGGTCGCCGAGGGCCGCACCGTCGAGGAGCTCGCGGACGCCTTCTCCGGCGACGTCCTCGGCACCGATCCGGTCGACGCCTGGGACCGGGCCTCGGTCGCCGCGCACGCCGCTTTCAACGCCCCCGGCGCGCTGGACCGCACCGTCCGGCTGTCCTACGGGCCCGCGCTCGGGTCGGCGTACTGCTCCGAACTGACCGTCGACTGCGCCGTGCACGCCTGGGACCTCTCCCGGGCCATCGGCGCCGACGACCGGCTGCCCGACGGTCTCGTCGAGTTCGCCATCAAGGAGGTCATGCCCTACGCGGACGGGCTGGCCGCCAGCGGCATGTTCGCCGCGCCGCTGGAGGTGCCGCCCGGGGCGAACGCCCAGACCCGGCTGCTCGGGCTGCTGGGCAGGGACGGCTGA
- a CDS encoding DUF4232 domain-containing protein, with the protein MRRHTGATMRTVRSSWKTYALGVTAVAALLSSAACQSDTPGDDKSPAASGSPSATRTPTPSATPSPAGTASPGGGTTPGASQSPGKGSGGSGGSGGDKNATVACNDNDLSIALSTYRQDSGQHLLITATNITGKACTLYHYPRVGFGATIEGPLAAVGPEPQAIATIGPKEKAYAGLFVFRPGEATVTVTAVSLGYQDRALDSNRDVAMLDHAVPKEITSLTVGSSARITFWNRDLKTVEDFMFRSGNS; encoded by the coding sequence ATGCGAAGGCACACGGGGGCCACCATGCGCACTGTCCGCTCCAGTTGGAAAACCTACGCCCTCGGGGTCACGGCCGTCGCCGCGCTCCTGTCGTCGGCGGCCTGTCAGTCCGACACCCCGGGCGACGACAAGAGCCCCGCCGCATCCGGCAGCCCGAGCGCGACCCGTACGCCCACCCCCTCCGCGACCCCGAGCCCGGCGGGCACCGCGAGCCCGGGCGGCGGGACCACGCCCGGCGCCTCGCAGAGTCCGGGCAAGGGCTCGGGCGGATCGGGCGGATCCGGCGGCGACAAGAACGCCACCGTGGCGTGCAACGACAACGACCTCTCGATCGCCCTGTCGACCTACCGCCAGGACTCGGGGCAGCACCTCCTGATCACGGCCACCAACATCACCGGCAAGGCCTGCACCCTCTACCACTATCCGCGCGTCGGCTTCGGCGCCACCATCGAGGGTCCGCTCGCCGCTGTGGGGCCCGAGCCGCAGGCGATCGCCACGATCGGGCCGAAGGAGAAGGCGTACGCGGGCCTGTTCGTCTTCCGGCCGGGCGAGGCCACGGTCACCGTGACGGCGGTGTCCCTGGGCTACCAGGACCGCGCCTTGGACAGCAACCGGGACGTGGCGATGCTCGACCACGCGGTGCCCAAGGAGATCACCTCCCTCACCGTCGGCTCCAGCGCCCGGATCACCTTCTGGAACCGGGACCTCAAGACGGTCGAGGACTTCATGTTCAGGTCGGGCAACAGCTAG
- a CDS encoding GNAT family N-acetyltransferase, translated as MVDFPYLVAGPRVGLRPFRLADGAEFTARARESRGLHHPWLSPPATIEAYEAYAAPLIEGGVKAKAGFLVCERETGAIAGFVNINNIVRGAFQCGALGYGAFAHAAGRGLLGEALDLVLGHAFAADGLGLHRLEANIQPGNTASIALVRGRGFRLEGLSADFLHVDGAWRDHERWAITAEMPRPRAPHRTG; from the coding sequence GTGGTCGATTTCCCTTACCTCGTCGCGGGCCCCCGGGTGGGGCTGCGCCCCTTCCGGCTCGCGGACGGCGCCGAGTTCACCGCCCGCGCGCGAGAGAGCCGGGGGCTCCATCACCCCTGGCTGTCCCCGCCCGCCACGATCGAGGCTTACGAGGCCTACGCGGCCCCGCTGATCGAGGGCGGGGTGAAGGCCAAGGCCGGGTTCCTCGTCTGCGAGCGGGAGACCGGCGCCATCGCCGGCTTCGTCAACATCAACAACATCGTCCGGGGCGCCTTCCAGTGCGGCGCCCTGGGCTACGGGGCCTTCGCGCACGCGGCGGGCCGCGGGCTGCTCGGCGAAGCCCTCGACCTGGTCCTCGGCCACGCCTTCGCGGCGGACGGCCTCGGCCTGCACCGCCTGGAGGCCAACATCCAGCCGGGAAACACCGCCTCGATCGCCCTCGTGCGCGGCCGCGGCTTCCGGCTGGAAGGGCTCTCCGCGGACTTCCTCCACGTCGACGGCGCCTGGCGGGACCACGAACGCTGGGCGATCACGGCCGAAATGCCTCGTCCCCGGGCCCCGCATCGCACAGGATGA
- a CDS encoding nuclear transport factor 2 family protein translates to MSTVDRFRAAVDHRDLTALEALFTEDIRLYSPVKFTPFEGKKMVMGLFGVLIRTFEDLRYVGRFEGSVEAAGDGAEGPAAVLAFRATVNGKQINGIDMLHLDGEDMIKEITVMVRPQSAVQALGEAVLAGLVADGLVA, encoded by the coding sequence ATGAGCACCGTGGACCGTTTCCGCGCCGCCGTCGACCACCGCGACCTCACCGCCCTGGAGGCCCTGTTCACCGAGGACATCCGGCTCTACAGCCCCGTGAAGTTCACGCCCTTCGAGGGCAAGAAGATGGTGATGGGCCTCTTCGGAGTCCTCATCCGCACCTTCGAGGACCTCCGCTACGTCGGCCGGTTCGAGGGCAGCGTGGAAGCCGCCGGCGACGGAGCCGAGGGCCCGGCGGCGGTCCTGGCCTTCCGGGCCACCGTCAACGGCAAGCAGATCAACGGCATCGACATGCTGCACCTCGACGGCGAGGACATGATCAAGGAGATCACCGTGATGGTCCGCCCGCAGTCGGCGGTCCAGGCCCTCGGCGAGGCGGTGCTCGCGGGCCTGGTCGCCGACGGGCTGGTGGCCTAG
- a CDS encoding methyltransferase domain-containing protein — translation MNAAQSANAPHETAVYTHGHHESVLRSHRWRTAQNSAAYLIGEMRPGMSVLDVGCGPGTISADLAELVGPQGRVTAVDAAQDVIEQAAAYAQERGLTNIGFATADVHALDFPDDSFDVVHAHQVLQHVGDPVQALREMRRVCRPGGIVAVRDADYAAMTWYPQTPGLEEWLDLYRRVARANGGEPDAGRRLRSWARAAGFTDVTCTATSWCYATPEEAAWWSALWADRTNTSAYAGIATGGGHATEAELAAIADAWHTWGASPDAWFSVLNGEIIARA, via the coding sequence ATGAACGCCGCACAGTCCGCCAACGCCCCGCACGAGACCGCCGTCTACACCCACGGACACCACGAGTCGGTGCTGCGCTCGCACCGCTGGCGCACGGCACAGAACTCGGCCGCGTACCTGATCGGCGAGATGCGTCCGGGCATGTCCGTCCTGGACGTGGGCTGCGGTCCGGGCACCATCTCGGCGGACCTGGCGGAGCTGGTGGGGCCGCAGGGCCGGGTCACGGCGGTGGACGCCGCGCAGGACGTGATCGAGCAGGCCGCCGCGTATGCGCAGGAGCGCGGCCTGACCAACATCGGGTTCGCCACGGCCGATGTCCACGCGCTGGACTTCCCGGACGATTCCTTCGACGTGGTCCACGCCCACCAGGTGCTGCAGCACGTCGGGGATCCGGTCCAGGCCCTGCGCGAGATGCGCCGCGTGTGCCGGCCGGGCGGGATCGTGGCCGTGCGGGACGCGGACTATGCGGCGATGACCTGGTACCCGCAGACCCCGGGGCTGGAGGAGTGGCTGGACCTGTACCGGCGGGTGGCCCGCGCCAACGGCGGCGAGCCGGACGCCGGACGCCGACTGCGTTCATGGGCGCGGGCGGCGGGCTTCACGGACGTGACCTGTACGGCGACGTCCTGGTGCTACGCGACCCCGGAGGAGGCCGCGTGGTGGTCCGCACTGTGGGCGGACCGCACGAACACCTCGGCCTACGCCGGCATCGCGACCGGCGGCGGGCACGCGACCGAGGCGGAGCTGGCGGCCATCGCGGACGCCTGGCACACCTGGGGCGCCTCCCCGGACGCCTGGTTCTCGGTCCTGAACGGCGAGATCATTGCGCGCGCCTGA
- a CDS encoding MBL fold metallo-hydrolase gives MRDQTGAPGAAPGAAAPAPAAGSAPARTAASFVRHAAVRPAPSVPPAASDPAPAVGPAVVPAAASAVAPAVAPAPVVRPLGEHRLWPRSFSDRLTTPLPGLRAFARLAREGAFRPAPDGLRGIPDLPYEPAPVPAPTTGTVSVTWAGHASWILRVGGLTVLTDPVWSRRILGTPARMTPVGVRWEELPPVDAVVISHNHYDHLDAPTLKRLPRHTPLFVPAGLARWCRRRGFTRVTELDWWESAELGGVRFDFVPAHHWSKRSLLDACRTLWGGWILTDLRAGTPKKVYFAGDTGYGHWFGEIGRRHPGIDLALLPIGAYAPRWWLRDVHADPEEAVQACLDVGARRMAPMHWATFALSAEPVMEPLHRTRAAWSRTGRPREHLWDLPIGGSGVL, from the coding sequence ATGAGGGATCAGACGGGCGCCCCCGGTGCCGCGCCCGGGGCCGCCGCCCCGGCTCCCGCCGCCGGCTCCGCGCCCGCCCGGACCGCCGCCTCCTTCGTCCGTCACGCGGCGGTGCGGCCGGCGCCTTCCGTTCCGCCGGCGGCGTCCGATCCGGCTCCCGCGGTGGGCCCGGCGGTGGTCCCGGCCGCCGCCTCGGCGGTTGCCCCGGCGGTGGCGCCGGCTCCCGTGGTGCGCCCGCTGGGCGAGCACCGGCTGTGGCCCCGCTCGTTCTCCGACCGGCTGACCACCCCGCTGCCCGGTCTGCGCGCGTTCGCCCGGCTCGCCCGCGAAGGCGCCTTCCGGCCCGCCCCCGACGGGCTGCGCGGCATCCCCGACCTGCCCTACGAGCCCGCCCCGGTGCCCGCCCCGACCACCGGGACGGTGTCCGTCACCTGGGCCGGGCACGCCAGCTGGATCCTGCGGGTCGGCGGGCTGACGGTGCTGACCGACCCCGTCTGGTCCCGGCGGATCCTCGGAACCCCGGCAAGGATGACCCCGGTCGGGGTGCGCTGGGAGGAACTGCCGCCGGTCGACGCGGTGGTGATCAGCCACAACCACTACGACCACCTCGACGCCCCGACCCTCAAGCGGCTCCCGCGCCACACGCCGCTCTTCGTCCCGGCCGGCCTCGCGCGCTGGTGCAGGCGCCGGGGCTTCACCCGGGTCACCGAGCTCGACTGGTGGGAATCGGCCGAACTGGGGGGCGTACGCTTCGATTTCGTCCCCGCGCACCACTGGTCCAAGCGGTCCCTGCTCGATGCATGCCGCACCCTGTGGGGCGGCTGGATCCTCACCGACCTGCGGGCCGGGACCCCGAAGAAGGTCTACTTCGCCGGCGACACCGGCTACGGGCACTGGTTCGGCGAGATCGGCCGCCGCCATCCCGGCATCGACCTGGCACTGCTCCCGATCGGCGCGTACGCCCCGCGGTGGTGGCTGCGGGACGTCCACGCCGATCCGGAGGAAGCCGTCCAGGCCTGCCTGGACGTGGGAGCGCGCCGGATGGCCCCCATGCACTGGGCGACCTTCGCCCTGTCCGCCGAGCCGGTGATGGAACCCCTGCACCGCACGCGCGCCGCCTGGTCCCGCACCGGCCGCCCCCGCGAGCACCTGTGGGACCTCCCGATCGGCGGGTCGGGAGTCCTGTGA
- a CDS encoding aminotransferase class I/II-fold pyridoxal phosphate-dependent enzyme codes for MQRTTAEGRGPVRYGPPAPQPGLPVLPELTAVLAAAAWRSAPEPPGGGVPVRSAAARHWGRRGLPTDPENVAAGPGAPALLLALLGAYGGDVMLPRPCPAWWTPQVRLLGRRAYHVPTPAECGGVPDPYALLETVRRVRAEGGDPRVLLLSVADDPTATVPPPELLREACEAAASAGLFVVSDETWRDTVHRPVHRPHDMVVLSPAEMLPDDVAVLLDLSGALLPAGWPAAVVRFPGTPRGTWLRARSLDVLTATGAFVAGPVAGAAAHALDEPAPVADRAAAAAALHGAVAAAAHRELLAVGALARPPQAGRHIYADLTPLRAGLARKGVGDAMELEDWLGARLGAPTPGGQRFADEPVALRVRLSTGPLLGATPEERLAALTATDPLGLDHVRGSLDRLRSVLAGLSD; via the coding sequence ATCCAGCGCACGACGGCCGAGGGCCGGGGCCCGGTCCGCTACGGACCGCCCGCCCCGCAGCCGGGCCTGCCCGTCCTGCCCGAGCTCACCGCCGTCCTCGCGGCAGCCGCCTGGCGCTCCGCACCCGAGCCCCCGGGCGGGGGAGTGCCCGTACGGTCCGCCGCGGCCCGGCACTGGGGCCGGCGCGGACTGCCGACCGACCCCGAGAACGTGGCCGCCGGACCCGGCGCCCCCGCCCTGCTGCTCGCGCTGCTCGGCGCGTACGGCGGGGACGTCATGCTGCCCCGCCCCTGTCCCGCCTGGTGGACTCCGCAGGTCCGGCTGCTGGGACGGCGGGCCTACCACGTGCCGACCCCGGCCGAATGCGGCGGCGTACCGGACCCGTACGCACTGCTGGAGACGGTGCGCCGGGTGCGCGCCGAGGGCGGCGACCCGCGCGTACTGCTGCTCTCCGTCGCCGACGACCCGACGGCCACCGTGCCCCCGCCCGAGCTGCTGCGGGAGGCCTGTGAGGCCGCCGCGTCGGCCGGGCTGTTCGTCGTCAGCGACGAGACCTGGCGCGACACCGTCCACCGGCCGGTCCACCGGCCGCACGACATGGTGGTGCTCAGCCCCGCCGAGATGCTGCCCGACGACGTGGCGGTCCTCCTCGACCTCTCCGGCGCGCTGCTGCCCGCCGGCTGGCCTGCCGCCGTCGTCCGCTTCCCCGGCACCCCGCGCGGCACCTGGCTGCGGGCCCGCAGCCTCGACGTGCTCACCGCCACCGGCGCCTTCGTGGCCGGCCCCGTCGCCGGAGCCGCCGCGCACGCCCTCGACGAGCCCGCCCCCGTCGCCGACCGCGCCGCCGCGGCAGCCGCCCTGCACGGGGCGGTGGCCGCCGCCGCGCACCGGGAACTGCTGGCCGTCGGGGCGCTCGCCCGGCCCCCGCAGGCCGGCCGGCACATCTACGCCGACCTGACTCCGCTGCGCGCCGGGCTCGCCCGCAAGGGCGTGGGCGACGCGATGGAGCTGGAGGACTGGCTGGGCGCCCGGCTCGGCGCCCCGACCCCCGGCGGGCAGCGGTTCGCGGACGAACCCGTCGCCCTGCGCGTCCGGCTGTCCACCGGTCCGCTGCTGGGCGCCACCCCGGAGGAGCGGCTCGCGGCGCTGACCGCGACCGACCCCCTGGGACTGGACCACGTGCGGGGCTCGCTCGACCGGCTCCGGTCGGTCCTGGCGGGACTGTCCGACTGA